Proteins from a genomic interval of Novipirellula artificiosorum:
- a CDS encoding IS66 family transposase, which produces MDSKPLPNDLDACHQLIAKLQSQVGQQATELSLKDKLIEEQAHSVLELKADHDKLDEKVIELNLKLEKLLKQLYGRKSERRVDGEGQLFLNLGEEPTPEVISALEEAIREAEQIVDDAEEAKKKRRKKRPEQSDRKFPEHLPRYERVVDLPKDQREGLTLIGYDEVETLECTAAELKVRVTKYAKYAYVADKTKGIVSPERPTGLVEGDRFDASIGVEVVAWKYFYHLPFYRQQDLFAGSGWTPSRSTLQNIEAAVEFALRPLAEYLRDVLKQDRTVGCDDTGVLLITPKAMPDLSVHPRRERIGEVLENAIRLGKPSIKANMWGYYASRLPLVAFDFTVSRHRDGPDDVLGDFEGNLIGDCWSGFQKINVRSDSRIIFAACWAHARRKIDECRSAFPVQVAKLESLIRMLYEVEDQIKDLDDAERLARRQSLSRHVLDLIAEYLDSEAMQSPSVLPKSNLGVAAGYVRRHWQALCRFTEDATIPIDNNDCEQLMKRVATGRKNWMFKGSVAAGERAANLLTMIGSAIRNDLDVRAYLDDVLRRTLGGETNWSAMTPQAWKAEHPESIREYRADERRQAADRKRTRRARRRLLNKSTGRR; this is translated from the coding sequence ATGGATTCGAAGCCTCTTCCAAACGACCTCGACGCTTGTCATCAGCTGATTGCGAAGCTGCAATCGCAAGTCGGTCAACAAGCCACCGAGCTATCGCTCAAAGACAAGCTGATCGAGGAACAAGCTCACAGCGTCCTAGAGCTCAAAGCCGATCACGACAAGCTCGACGAGAAAGTGATCGAGTTGAATCTCAAACTCGAAAAACTGCTGAAGCAACTCTACGGGCGCAAGAGCGAACGACGCGTCGATGGCGAAGGCCAGTTGTTTTTGAATCTTGGCGAAGAACCCACGCCCGAGGTGATCAGCGCGCTGGAAGAAGCAATCCGCGAGGCCGAGCAAATCGTCGACGACGCCGAAGAGGCGAAGAAGAAACGCAGGAAAAAGCGTCCCGAACAAAGCGACCGCAAATTCCCCGAACACTTGCCGCGATACGAGCGTGTCGTCGACCTGCCCAAGGACCAACGCGAAGGCCTCACGCTGATCGGCTACGACGAAGTCGAGACGCTCGAATGCACCGCCGCGGAACTGAAAGTCAGGGTGACGAAGTACGCCAAATACGCTTACGTGGCCGATAAGACCAAGGGCATCGTCAGCCCTGAGCGGCCTACGGGACTGGTCGAAGGCGACCGCTTTGACGCCTCGATCGGCGTCGAAGTCGTCGCCTGGAAATATTTCTATCACCTGCCGTTTTACCGTCAGCAAGACCTGTTCGCCGGCAGTGGTTGGACGCCCAGTCGCAGCACGCTGCAAAATATCGAAGCGGCGGTCGAGTTCGCCCTGCGTCCGCTTGCCGAATACCTGCGTGACGTTTTGAAACAGGATCGCACGGTCGGCTGTGATGACACCGGCGTGTTGTTGATCACCCCCAAAGCCATGCCGGACTTGTCGGTACACCCTCGCAGAGAGCGGATCGGCGAGGTGCTTGAAAATGCGATTCGCTTGGGCAAGCCAAGCATCAAAGCGAACATGTGGGGCTACTACGCCTCACGACTTCCGCTGGTGGCATTCGACTTCACGGTCAGTCGCCACCGCGACGGGCCGGATGACGTGCTCGGTGATTTCGAAGGCAACTTAATAGGAGACTGCTGGTCAGGTTTTCAAAAGATCAATGTACGAAGTGACTCGCGAATCATCTTCGCGGCGTGCTGGGCGCATGCGCGTCGCAAGATCGACGAATGCCGCAGCGCGTTCCCAGTGCAAGTGGCCAAGCTGGAATCACTGATACGGATGCTTTACGAGGTGGAGGATCAGATCAAGGACCTTGACGATGCAGAGCGTCTTGCGCGACGTCAGAGTTTATCGCGTCATGTCCTTGACCTGATCGCGGAATATCTCGACAGCGAAGCGATGCAGTCACCATCGGTTCTTCCCAAGAGTAATCTCGGTGTGGCGGCGGGATATGTGCGTCGTCACTGGCAAGCGTTGTGCCGGTTCACCGAGGACGCGACGATTCCGATCGACAACAACGACTGCGAACAGCTGATGAAACGAGTTGCCACGGGAAGGAAGAATTGGATGTTCAAAGGCTCGGTGGCTGCAGGTGAGCGAGCGGCGAACTTACTAACGATGATCGGCAGCGCGATACGCAACGACTTGGACGTGCGAGCGTACTTGGACGATGTGTTGCGCAGAACGCTCGGCGGGGAGACGAACTGGTCAGCGATGACTCCACAGGCGTGGAAAGCAGAGCATCCCGAATCGATTCGCGAGTACCGAGCGGACGAGCGTCGCCAAGCCGCCGACCGCAAACGCACCCGCCGAGCCCGCCGCCGCCTGCTGAACAAGTCAACCGGGCGTCGCTAA
- a CDS encoding putative quorum-sensing-regulated virulence factor, producing MPLGKYQGTPIQQLPPSYADWVLHHSGRCLNPWLRKALVLRLKTAEAEWHHPWS from the coding sequence ATGCCATTGGGAAAGTATCAAGGCACCCCAATTCAACAACTACCGCCAAGCTATGCCGACTGGGTCCTCCACCACAGCGGGCGGTGTCTCAACCCTTGGCTGAGAAAAGCTCTCGTGCTCCGGCTCAAGACCGCCGAGGCGGAGTGGCATCATCCATGGAGCTGA
- a CDS encoding redoxin domain-containing protein produces MIVKRVLLAVLIYAALWSPAVAQSETSSEPISVDPDVHKLDLISQRMEAYMSAMPTFEVETKARWTLDRDNRKVRDSRCSLKVRHPSSFHLRVGSEAVGDAWLDCVSDGKTITRLYRTKELDIFSKHEGGLKEILDDAMTYSSVKGSGLDLLVRPDLHSHLMTSVTQVKDLGEELLGGQRAHHFSAMWYDDSQVDLWIAAEREPLLLRWQRRRKLDLGDDQPREVKIDCNLTWTPHADLPDEFADISIPAEAAQVSDIQHYLMEGRTTELLGQPAPRIDLKMLSGKSWQLSQHRDQHFVVLFFFASWAAPSTNGMPAVLRFVEEYEQQGVVFYAIDVGEDAGSVRTFVEKQEYTHPVVLDPKQQATAAYRITSLPVTVLIGKNGTVQAVHVGTSPEERKLIRADMEALVAGKQLVTAEQQQEQQ; encoded by the coding sequence GTGATAGTAAAACGAGTATTGCTGGCGGTTTTGATCTATGCCGCCTTGTGGAGTCCTGCGGTCGCACAGTCTGAAACGAGTAGCGAACCGATTTCAGTCGATCCCGACGTTCATAAACTGGATCTGATCAGCCAGCGGATGGAAGCCTACATGAGTGCGATGCCAACTTTTGAGGTGGAAACCAAGGCCCGCTGGACTCTGGATAGGGACAATCGGAAAGTCCGCGATTCCCGATGTTCGCTCAAGGTTCGTCATCCCAGCTCGTTCCACTTAAGGGTTGGCTCCGAGGCCGTTGGCGATGCATGGCTGGATTGTGTGAGCGATGGCAAGACGATCACACGTCTCTATCGCACGAAGGAACTCGACATCTTCTCGAAGCACGAGGGAGGACTGAAAGAGATTTTAGATGACGCGATGACTTACAGCAGTGTGAAAGGCAGCGGGCTCGATTTGCTTGTGCGTCCTGACCTGCACTCGCACCTCATGACCTCGGTGACCCAGGTCAAAGATCTGGGTGAAGAGCTTCTGGGAGGGCAGAGAGCTCATCACTTCTCGGCCATGTGGTACGACGATTCCCAAGTTGATTTGTGGATTGCGGCCGAGCGCGAGCCGTTGCTGCTCCGCTGGCAGCGACGTAGAAAGCTGGACTTGGGCGACGACCAGCCCCGCGAAGTCAAAATTGACTGCAATTTGACCTGGACGCCTCACGCTGATTTGCCGGACGAATTCGCTGACATCTCCATTCCCGCTGAAGCGGCCCAGGTTAGCGATATACAACACTATTTGATGGAAGGTCGGACGACGGAGTTGCTTGGTCAGCCGGCACCCCGCATTGACTTGAAGATGCTCAGCGGGAAATCGTGGCAGCTCAGTCAGCACCGCGATCAACACTTCGTCGTCTTGTTCTTTTTCGCCTCTTGGGCAGCTCCCAGTACAAACGGCATGCCTGCTGTGCTTCGTTTTGTGGAGGAATATGAACAACAGGGGGTCGTTTTCTACGCAATTGACGTTGGCGAGGATGCAGGGTCCGTGCGTACTTTTGTGGAAAAGCAAGAGTACACGCACCCTGTCGTCTTAGACCCGAAACAGCAAGCCACCGCAGCCTATCGCATCACTTCGCTCCCGGTGACAGTCTTGATCGGCAAGAACGGAACGGTTCAAGCAGTACACGTTGGGACTTCACCCGAGGAACGGAAGTTAATCCGAGCTGACATGGAGGCGTTAGTTGCTGGAAAACAATTGGTTACGGCCGAGCAGCAACAGGAGCAGCAATAG
- a CDS encoding DUF4214 domain-containing protein, with amino-acid sequence MILQHRLLLALLIMSVNHGASVAPIYGSDLSEFLRAVFEDHHQRSPTGAEINHYSTLSRNAGPLESYVAMVGSDDYFISQCQRDSQVYIRRLYQLFLHRDPQPDELRFWVNQYQSSRVDRVSFVQQFCQANNISSVPGSPMPYRPASKPSSNVVYSADALLTKVRLLTRIATGEFGGTWFGRNLLSATASLQAATSQFRDTVSSGDSTRQQIKIAADNLERALQQVESQFRAVPSASDQCRNLLWEISELVTALQTANVSVPIRPTPVSPLQQNVNGLMVSLKEFASSLSAFQHLSPAYANLNRDLNGLYVQAQGLAAMLQTTPRQSDLSRVVTSMNMQGRDIGRQLLQSDSRLRQGWWDVQHQLEQVTVSAGTGGDFYVTSGHPVIINRPSWDRLPGQVSPGHYPSAQNRQVVSDADRLLSLLDNYVGSLRPLVSRNRDVATMTNQVLDLRHEVLVLRQKAASGAFGSQLRYASRDVLRQYRDVASKTFARMVANDSTLNSPSWMQIGQIAYQIDKRVLGG; translated from the coding sequence TTGATTTTACAACACCGACTACTATTGGCACTGTTGATCATGTCCGTGAATCATGGGGCTTCGGTTGCACCTATCTATGGGTCAGATTTAAGTGAGTTCTTGCGTGCGGTATTCGAGGACCACCACCAACGCTCACCGACCGGGGCTGAAATCAACCATTATTCAACTTTGTCACGAAACGCCGGACCGTTGGAGAGTTATGTCGCCATGGTTGGTTCGGACGACTACTTCATCAGCCAGTGCCAACGGGATTCGCAGGTTTACATAAGGCGGCTCTACCAACTCTTTCTACACCGCGATCCTCAGCCGGATGAATTGCGGTTTTGGGTGAATCAGTATCAATCCAGTCGAGTCGACCGTGTCTCGTTCGTGCAGCAGTTTTGTCAAGCGAACAACATCAGTTCAGTGCCGGGGTCACCAATGCCTTACCGGCCGGCGTCTAAGCCGTCCAGCAATGTCGTGTATTCCGCTGATGCCCTGCTCACGAAGGTTCGCTTGTTGACGAGGATCGCGACCGGAGAGTTCGGAGGCACTTGGTTTGGGAGAAATCTGCTGTCGGCGACAGCGAGCTTGCAAGCTGCCACTTCCCAATTCCGTGATACCGTTAGTTCTGGCGACAGCACTCGGCAGCAGATCAAGATCGCTGCTGATAACTTGGAACGCGCCCTGCAACAGGTTGAGTCTCAATTTCGTGCAGTGCCCTCTGCGTCCGATCAGTGCAGAAATCTGCTTTGGGAGATCTCGGAACTCGTAACGGCGTTGCAAACTGCCAATGTGTCGGTGCCGATCCGTCCGACGCCCGTTTCGCCGTTGCAGCAGAATGTCAACGGGCTAATGGTGTCGTTGAAAGAATTCGCTTCGTCCTTGTCGGCATTTCAGCATCTATCCCCGGCCTACGCCAACCTAAATCGAGACCTAAACGGCTTGTATGTGCAGGCTCAGGGCCTTGCGGCGATGCTGCAAACAACACCTCGACAATCTGACTTGAGCCGTGTCGTCACCAGCATGAACATGCAGGGCCGCGATATTGGTCGACAATTACTTCAGTCCGACTCTCGACTTCGGCAGGGCTGGTGGGATGTTCAGCATCAACTCGAACAAGTGACTGTCTCCGCGGGAACTGGCGGAGATTTTTACGTGACGTCAGGACATCCTGTGATCATTAACCGTCCCAGCTGGGACCGGCTTCCTGGGCAAGTCAGCCCGGGTCATTATCCTTCGGCCCAGAATCGGCAAGTCGTTAGTGACGCCGATCGCTTGTTGTCTCTTCTCGACAACTACGTCGGTTCACTGCGGCCGCTCGTCTCGCGAAATCGCGACGTAGCGACGATGACCAACCAAGTGCTCGATTTGCGTCATGAAGTTCTCGTCCTTCGTCAGAAGGCCGCCTCAGGAGCATTCGGATCGCAGCTTCGGTACGCTTCCAGAGATGTCCTTCGGCAGTACCGTGATGTTGCTAGTAAGACGTTCGCCCGAATGGTTGCGAACGATTCGACGCTCAACTCGCCTAGCTGGATGCAGATCGGCCAGATTGCCTACCAGATCGACAAACGTGTTCTTGGAGGTTGA
- a CDS encoding YbaY family lipoprotein, whose product MTWAQSGRDRDASRGQLTVPGIQPNYVPPAGFPNREFKLGIYGTNTETGVLIDRVVPGGAAQQAGLEARDTIVTVAGYQVGTVNGRLYDLGDELSRRVDAGRRVTLLVRNHRNSRLTNVPVNFSSTLTVIEGSVRSTDRRPLSRGHSLVVRLLDVTSPGWNNVVIRLQNLGSPVRWPVNYRIEVDTMTTKPRHRYAVDAQILRQGSIVSSSGSPRPVTISAGKIRADLTLVGAPTPLPERSPLDQIQEWYQRFLGRAPTGREVSVWQSELARGRSLNEVEASILGSSEFFDRNHNDPDRFIDETYRQLKGSVPTPAQHQGLRDRLGDQDGQRLPFALDLLREGNQSDRSR is encoded by the coding sequence GTGACGTGGGCACAAAGTGGACGAGACCGTGACGCGTCTCGTGGTCAACTCACGGTGCCGGGCATTCAGCCGAATTACGTGCCGCCCGCTGGTTTTCCGAACCGCGAATTCAAGCTTGGCATTTATGGGACAAACACGGAGACCGGCGTATTGATCGATCGAGTCGTGCCGGGAGGGGCAGCCCAGCAGGCCGGATTGGAGGCACGAGATACAATCGTCACCGTCGCAGGATATCAAGTTGGTACGGTAAACGGCCGGCTGTATGACCTGGGCGATGAACTTTCCCGTCGGGTGGATGCAGGCCGCCGAGTAACGCTTTTGGTTAGGAATCACCGCAACAGCCGACTCACCAATGTCCCCGTAAACTTTTCGTCAACCTTGACTGTCATCGAAGGCTCTGTCCGATCGACGGATCGCCGCCCCTTGTCCCGTGGTCATTCTCTCGTTGTAAGACTGTTGGACGTGACATCGCCGGGTTGGAACAACGTCGTCATCCGCCTGCAGAATCTTGGTTCTCCGGTCAGATGGCCGGTCAACTACCGGATCGAAGTTGACACAATGACGACCAAGCCCCGACACCGGTACGCTGTCGACGCGCAGATTCTGCGGCAAGGCTCCATCGTCAGCAGCAGCGGTTCGCCACGTCCCGTGACCATCTCCGCCGGAAAGATACGCGCCGATTTGACTTTGGTAGGTGCACCCACTCCGCTTCCCGAGCGTTCGCCCCTCGATCAAATCCAAGAGTGGTATCAGCGATTCTTGGGACGCGCTCCCACGGGGCGAGAAGTTTCCGTGTGGCAGAGTGAATTGGCCCGCGGTCGGTCATTGAACGAAGTCGAGGCGTCGATCTTGGGTAGCAGCGAGTTCTTTGATCGGAATCATAACGATCCCGACCGATTCATTGATGAAACTTATCGACAACTGAAAGGTTCGGTACCTACTCCAGCCCAACACCAAGGGTTGCGTGATCGGCTGGGAGATCAGGATGGACAGCGTCTTCCCTTTGCCTTGGATTTGCTTCGAGAGGGCAATCAATCGGACCGCTCTCGATAA
- a CDS encoding BamA/TamA family outer membrane protein yields the protein MFYRNTEVNRKTGDPVRFGGVEGNSDSSAFYLGVKHDSLDNYFFPKNGVFAETVYTQLEDTESRDMIQGRLIAARTRGRHTFLFRGEMVVDDLVAGNWDGEEITTGGFLRLSGYASNQVFASRRAQGAIVCMKQLRTMLSDRVKLYSGASVETAWFDGPLSNVEIDRPVLAGSLFMAAETPLGPVFAGGGATDTDQFSPFIAMGQVF from the coding sequence ATGTTCTATCGAAATACGGAAGTCAATCGAAAAACGGGAGACCCGGTACGGTTCGGCGGCGTCGAAGGAAACTCGGATTCATCGGCGTTTTACCTGGGCGTCAAACACGACTCGCTGGACAATTATTTCTTTCCCAAAAACGGGGTGTTTGCCGAGACGGTCTACACCCAGCTTGAGGACACCGAGTCGCGGGACATGATCCAGGGACGACTGATCGCTGCCAGGACTCGTGGTCGCCACACGTTTCTGTTTCGAGGTGAAATGGTCGTCGACGATCTCGTGGCCGGGAATTGGGATGGTGAAGAAATCACGACCGGTGGATTTCTGCGGCTTTCCGGGTACGCCAGCAATCAGGTGTTTGCGTCGCGACGGGCCCAGGGTGCAATCGTGTGCATGAAACAGCTGCGAACAATGCTCAGCGACCGAGTGAAACTTTATTCGGGAGCAAGTGTGGAAACCGCCTGGTTTGATGGTCCGCTGAGCAACGTGGAAATCGATCGGCCCGTGTTGGCCGGCAGCCTGTTTATGGCCGCCGAGACCCCGTTGGGGCCAGTCTTCGCCGGGGGGGGGGCAACTGACACCGATCAGTTTTCTCCATTCATTGCCATGGGCCAGGTGTTTTGA
- a CDS encoding choice-of-anchor R domain-containing protein, whose protein sequence is MSLRATDDVFKGNRIVFAFALLVPLAGSRAEAGLVVSNLSNTLGQAWTIGRDDVDLTDSPVANRFATGSGPGWHLDSVVLNLGLFAGSPTGDIEIYLAADNGGLPGGLLTDFPSASPTSSLEITMLTPQTPIVLAPSTAYWLVASADVADQYIWNFTEDFSQTGLSGWLIGDTSWGGYPAGSWTPLILPPGATPAPTLFQVNASAVPEPSTTAMFGIGMALVGLGMFRRNRRGSRVREIWSPEQV, encoded by the coding sequence ATGTCTTTAAGGGCAACAGATGATGTCTTTAAGGGCAACAGAATCGTTTTCGCCTTCGCCTTGCTCGTGCCACTTGCCGGATCCCGCGCCGAGGCAGGTCTGGTGGTTTCGAATCTTAGTAACACACTTGGGCAAGCGTGGACCATCGGCAGGGACGACGTTGACCTCACGGATTCTCCAGTTGCCAATCGGTTCGCCACCGGCTCAGGACCCGGTTGGCATTTGGATTCGGTGGTGCTTAACCTCGGGTTGTTTGCGGGTAGCCCCACCGGCGACATCGAGATTTATCTTGCCGCGGATAACGGCGGTTTGCCTGGCGGTTTACTGACGGATTTTCCCTCGGCTTCCCCAACCAGTTCCTTAGAGATTACAATGCTGACTCCGCAGACCCCGATAGTGCTGGCCCCGAGTACAGCCTATTGGCTGGTGGCATCGGCTGACGTGGCGGATCAGTACATTTGGAATTTCACGGAGGACTTTAGCCAGACGGGCTTGTCCGGTTGGTTGATCGGGGACACATCCTGGGGCGGGTATCCAGCTGGCAGCTGGACGCCGTTGATACTTCCTCCAGGAGCCACACCAGCACCAACGCTGTTTCAGGTGAATGCCTCGGCGGTTCCGGAACCGTCGACGACGGCGATGTTTGGGATCGGCATGGCGTTGGTCGGGCTCGGCATGTTTCGGCGTAATCGCCGGGGATCACGTGTCCGCGAAATCTGGTCACCTGAACAAGTATAA
- a CDS encoding PstS family phosphate ABC transporter substrate-binding protein, protein MSPIAKTVVYWVLALTFALNNIPASANDDDLPTQAAPYVPQSPLTGEIRIVGSEAMQQLAVLWKRGFQAFHPDVEFRIECQTTNEPVSRLAPSQKVVRLSGHDLLNRDESQSDSETGIETRACLVGQEILAAVVHPDNPTVSLKWAPSVQPKILSKGDEMATTWGQLGASPKSEPIVISLYGPDPSQPKYAFVEELLTSGSGEKPAMISTRSSQEMLAAVGEDLGGIAFHSVARGRPADVKVLPLTIDGTTLDPFRPEAIEAGYPLVRPVSVVAAVDEFGDFDRLTDQFIRYVLSRDGQLDLIKDGYFPLSQEQLHRQEIKLGWEVLK, encoded by the coding sequence ATGAGTCCTATCGCGAAAACGGTTGTGTATTGGGTACTTGCTCTGACGTTCGCGTTAAACAATATCCCTGCAAGTGCTAACGATGACGACTTGCCAACACAAGCTGCGCCATACGTACCTCAGAGTCCGCTCACGGGCGAGATTCGAATCGTTGGCAGCGAAGCGATGCAGCAACTTGCGGTTCTATGGAAGCGTGGTTTCCAAGCTTTCCACCCAGACGTCGAGTTTAGGATCGAATGTCAAACCACGAACGAACCTGTCAGTAGACTGGCTCCTTCGCAGAAAGTTGTGCGGTTAAGCGGTCATGATTTATTGAACCGAGATGAGAGCCAATCCGATAGCGAAACCGGGATTGAGACACGAGCGTGCCTCGTCGGCCAGGAGATATTGGCAGCGGTAGTGCATCCGGACAACCCAACGGTGAGTCTGAAATGGGCTCCCAGCGTCCAGCCAAAGATTCTGAGCAAAGGCGACGAGATGGCGACCACCTGGGGGCAATTGGGGGCCTCGCCGAAGTCGGAGCCGATCGTAATTTCTTTGTACGGTCCAGACCCCTCGCAACCCAAATATGCTTTTGTCGAGGAATTGCTGACCAGTGGCTCTGGGGAAAAACCTGCGATGATCTCAACGCGTTCCAGCCAAGAAATGCTCGCCGCGGTCGGAGAAGATCTTGGAGGAATCGCTTTCCACAGCGTCGCAAGAGGACGCCCCGCCGATGTCAAGGTGCTGCCATTGACGATCGACGGCACAACGTTGGATCCTTTTCGTCCCGAGGCAATCGAAGCTGGGTATCCGCTTGTCAGGCCCGTCAGTGTTGTCGCTGCAGTCGATGAGTTCGGAGATTTCGATCGTCTTACCGATCAATTCATCCGCTATGTTCTCAGTCGGGATGGCCAACTCGATTTGATCAAGGATGGCTATTTTCCGCTATCTCAAGAGCAGTTGCATCGTCAAGAAATCAAGCTCGGTTGGGAGGTGTTGAAGTGA
- a CDS encoding substrate-binding domain-containing protein, producing MKILSHFAILLTTTASILNVGLGNAEDAKSQLSVHEIRAILNSIPPYLPGSEVSAEIDVFGSTSMDALAHGWASGFNKFHPKAKVVVSDEGSETVFDRLAKSPSSLGMLSRPVVEADLARLKQLGLKQPIAVMVAREGLGVFVNESNPIQSISHDQFTSLFCIANGDQKSTPMTWSAVGVEGDMGEEPVEVIARTPISGTQAFLKNFVFQGQTMREPAEAFDSNVEVVKELESTKNGVAICGLRCGGHSLRLVGLLNGDTTIPGDDHSVLMGRYPLIRPLTLVLDVGQDSDQARATREFVRYALHQAGQSQDILAGFFPFDPPTLLAEIAKLENSSAEAGN from the coding sequence ATGAAGATTCTCTCGCATTTTGCGATCTTGCTTACCACCACAGCCTCGATCCTTAATGTCGGGCTTGGTAACGCCGAAGATGCAAAGTCCCAATTGTCAGTACATGAAATACGGGCAATCTTGAATTCGATCCCCCCTTATTTACCTGGTTCTGAGGTCAGCGCTGAGATTGACGTCTTTGGCTCAACCAGTATGGACGCATTGGCCCATGGATGGGCAAGTGGATTCAACAAATTTCACCCGAAGGCGAAAGTGGTTGTTTCGGACGAGGGCTCCGAAACAGTCTTTGATCGTTTGGCGAAGAGCCCGAGCAGCCTCGGAATGCTCTCCCGTCCGGTAGTTGAAGCTGATTTGGCAAGACTGAAGCAACTCGGTTTAAAGCAACCAATTGCAGTTATGGTCGCTCGCGAGGGCCTGGGAGTTTTTGTTAATGAAAGCAATCCGATTCAATCGATTTCGCATGATCAGTTTACTTCGCTGTTTTGCATCGCAAATGGAGATCAGAAATCGACTCCAATGACTTGGAGTGCTGTTGGAGTCGAAGGCGATATGGGTGAAGAACCTGTGGAGGTGATCGCTCGGACGCCGATCAGTGGGACACAGGCCTTCCTGAAGAACTTTGTTTTCCAGGGGCAGACGATGCGAGAACCCGCAGAGGCGTTCGATTCCAATGTGGAAGTCGTCAAGGAACTGGAATCGACAAAGAATGGAGTAGCTATCTGCGGGCTAAGGTGTGGTGGTCATTCCTTACGCTTGGTCGGTTTACTCAACGGTGATACTACGATTCCAGGCGATGATCATTCAGTGCTGATGGGACGCTATCCCTTGATTCGCCCTCTGACCCTTGTGCTTGATGTTGGCCAAGATAGCGATCAGGCGCGAGCGACTCGTGAGTTCGTTCGCTATGCGTTGCATCAAGCAGGCCAAAGCCAAGATATTCTGGCTGGATTCTTTCCCTTTGACCCTCCGACTCTGCTTGCTGAAATAGCGAAACTGGAAAATTCATCGGCCGAAGCAGGCAATTAG
- a CDS encoding YbaY family lipoprotein, with the protein MLRLACLFAILALPMFSANTPAQGLPNSSYVAASSGWSGGWNGGWNSDRNNFGWSGASNSSKAWQLGVTGKNTEIGVVIESVAPNSAAARSGLTAGDLVVCVNGDQVGLVGSKIFDIAPLLNQHADTVGNVRLLVQYRRTGQLRTIPVQLSAEQGGLSGNLIVQNGSVPPNSVVTIQLVNETRPHFVVRNGEQAFRSSAISQGSIPFTINFDPNYIAASDRYSLRAFITYNNNTIYETAQPTYVLTQGNPTTAQLVLTPKSFSFSGQPAGGVVTASYVGYDNISAQVTSAYQKYLGRNPTPMEIAAWHSVPDPEYRMSRLPNELMATQEYFDRCGHNNVAWLERVFSEVIGHVPTAYEQQQWMARYAEVRYSRTEVLNQMSMVARRS; encoded by the coding sequence ATGCTACGTCTTGCTTGTCTTTTTGCCATTCTTGCGCTGCCAATGTTTTCCGCGAACACACCTGCCCAGGGGCTCCCCAACAGCAGCTACGTTGCCGCAAGCAGTGGATGGAGTGGTGGGTGGAACGGCGGATGGAACAGCGATCGGAACAACTTTGGTTGGTCAGGGGCGTCGAATTCTAGCAAGGCATGGCAGCTAGGAGTGACTGGGAAAAACACGGAGATTGGTGTTGTCATCGAGTCGGTCGCGCCGAATTCGGCAGCCGCGCGCTCCGGGCTAACCGCAGGTGACCTTGTCGTTTGCGTCAATGGTGATCAGGTTGGCCTTGTGGGTTCGAAGATTTTTGACATCGCCCCCCTCCTCAACCAACATGCTGATACGGTTGGAAACGTTCGGCTGCTTGTGCAATACCGCCGTACAGGCCAACTTAGAACGATTCCGGTTCAACTCAGTGCGGAACAGGGGGGGCTCTCAGGAAACCTGATTGTTCAGAACGGCTCAGTCCCTCCCAACTCCGTCGTCACCATCCAACTCGTCAATGAAACGCGACCCCACTTTGTCGTTCGAAACGGGGAACAGGCGTTCCGATCATCCGCGATTTCACAAGGCTCTATCCCTTTCACAATCAATTTTGATCCGAATTACATCGCTGCATCGGATCGCTACAGCTTGCGTGCGTTTATTACGTATAACAACAACACGATCTATGAGACCGCTCAGCCGACGTATGTGTTGACGCAAGGAAACCCGACGACCGCTCAGCTAGTATTGACTCCGAAATCATTTTCGTTTTCGGGGCAACCCGCTGGTGGTGTTGTGACCGCAAGCTATGTTGGCTACGACAATATCAGCGCACAGGTAACCTCGGCTTACCAGAAATACCTGGGTCGCAATCCCACTCCGATGGAGATCGCAGCTTGGCATTCGGTTCCTGATCCCGAGTATCGGATGAGCCGGTTACCGAACGAGTTGATGGCGACACAAGAGTACTTCGACCGTTGTGGCCATAACAACGTTGCATGGCTTGAACGAGTCTTTTCAGAAGTGATCGGCCACGTTCCCACTGCGTATGAGCAACAGCAATGGATGGCGAGGTACGCCGAAGTTCGCTATTCCCGCACCGAAGTGCTTAATCAAATGTCAATGGTCGCGCGACGTAGCTAG